In the genome of Candidatus Margulisiibacteriota bacterium, the window CTTGGTAACTGCTTGACCGACCGGCGCCAAAAACTTGGACAGGTGCAGATATATGGTATGTATCCCCTGCCCGTGGTCAACTACCATTGTCCCGCCGTAGACGGTCAACTTCTTAGCAAACACGACAGTGCCGTCGTTAGCCGCAGAAACCTTCGTCCCGATCGGCGCCGCCAGATCTAGCCCCCGATGCTGGCCGGACCTTTTGCCATTAACTTTTTCGATCGTGCCAAAGTACATGGAAACAGGCGCCTTGACCGGCAGGATGAACGCCTGCCGCCAGTCCTGTTCGTCCGCCTCAAGCACCAGTTTTTTCTCGACCAGCGCCCACTCGTCGACGACCGCCGGGGTAGCCATCAATTTTCTTTTCTCTGGTTTGAGCCAGAAGGAAACTCGCGGGAATTTATAAGGCAGAACTTTGACCTGCCTTCCAATTTCGCTGGTTTGTCCCTTATCATCCGTCAGTTTAATTGCCAGCGGGTATGGGCCGGTTTTTTGAGCGACAGGAACGCCGATGATCGCCCGGTAATCGTCTCCGTTCTTGAAAAACTTGATATTTTTGCCCAGGAATTCGGCCGAGGCGTCCGTAATTCCTTCCGGTGAAACTAACCTGACCTCAAAGCACTTGCCCGGTTTGGCCAGGTTTAAATCAATCTTTAGCTGTGGATTTGCGAAACTAAAGTCAGGAAGCAGAAAAAGAGTTAGCAGAGCTATATATAATGCAGGTCTTTTCACAACTTAATTATAACATAACTATCATTACCACCCTCACTCGCTGTCACAAAAGGTGAGGGTGAAGGCAACGAGGCCCGTATCGGTGATGGTAATGGTGACGGCCGTTAACGTAAACGAACCACGATACGGGTCTCGTGACCGTCACCGTTATCCCAACAAAAAAGCCCCGCCTAAGGCAGGGCTTTTGTTGTTTTGAGAACCAGATAGGAGTCCGCCTACGCTCTTGCGAGCGCCGACGGATAAGATGCGAGCCGTAAATCCTCCAAAGTCCACTAGGACGAGGGAGGAACCGACCTAAGAGTAATGATCAACTTAATGACCAGTTAACTCCTTAGAAAGGAGGTGATCCAGCCACACCTTCCGGTACGGCTACCTTGTTACGACTTCACCCCAGTCACCAGCTCCACCCTAGGACCCCGAAAGGCACTTTAGGTGTTTCTGGCTTCCATGGTGTGACGGGCGGTGTGTACAAGGCCCGAGAACGTATTCACCGCAGCACGCTGATCTGCGGTTACTAGCGATTCCAGCTTCATGAAGGCAAATTGCAGCCTTCAATCCGAACTGAGCGATGCTTTTTGAGATTAGCTTATCCTCGCGGAATTGCATCCCTTTGTACATCGCATTGTAGCACGTGTGTAGCCCTGGGCATAAGGGCCATGATGACTTGACCTCATCCCCACCTTCCTCCCACTTATCGCAGGCAGTTTCGCCAGAGTGACCAACTTAATGATGTCAACTGGCAATGGGGGTTGCGTTCGTTGTGGGACTTAACCCAACATCTCACGACACGAACTGACGACAGCCATGCAGCACCTGTGCTGGCTTCCACCTTTCGGAGGATCGCTAACCTTTCGGCTCGCTACCACCAGCATGTCAAACCCAGGTAAGGTTGTTCGCGTAGCATCGAATTAAACCACATGCTCCACCGCTTGTGCGGGCCCCCGTCAATTCTTTTGAGTTTTAATCTTGCGATCGTAATTCCCAGGCGGTTCACTTAACGCGTTAGCTTCGGCACT includes:
- a CDS encoding M23 family metallopeptidase, which gives rise to MKRPALYIALLTLFLLPDFSFANPQLKIDLNLAKPGKCFEVRLVSPEGITDASAEFLGKNIKFFKNGDDYRAIIGVPVAQKTGPYPLAIKLTDDKGQTSEIGRQVKVLPYKFPRVSFWLKPEKRKLMATPAVVDEWALVEKKLVLEADEQDWRQAFILPVKAPVSMYFGTIEKVNGKRSGQHRGLDLAAPIGTKVSAANDGTVVFAKKLTVYGGTMVVDHGQGIHTIYLHLSKFLAPVGQAVTKGDVIALSGNTGYSSGPHLHWAMSVHNLRVDPLQWVRYAF